Within Synechococcales cyanobacterium CNB, the genomic segment GCCGAGGTCAGCAAATGAACGGGGCAGCTGCTCGGTGCCGCGGCATGTCCCTCGTCGAGATGCTCGTCGCCATCGCGATCGTTTCGACTCTGCTCGCGCTTGCCGTAGTCGGCATTCGCGGCTCCAGACAGT encodes:
- a CDS encoding type II secretion system protein; this translates as MNGAAARCRGMSLVEMLVAIAIVSTLLALAVVGIRGSRQ